Proteins encoded in a region of the Zea mays cultivar B73 chromosome 4, Zm-B73-REFERENCE-NAM-5.0, whole genome shotgun sequence genome:
- the LOC103652863 gene encoding GTP-binding protein SAR2, which produces MFLVDWLCDLFVSLRRLWQKEAKILFLGLDNAGKTTLLHMLKDERLSQHAPTQLPTSEELSIGRIKFKAFDLGGHRIARRVWKDYYAKVDAVVYMVDAADGGRFDESKTELGALLSDDALAGVPFLVLGNKIDIPQAAPEHALAYYLGLTGCTTGKGTVDLAGTGVRPVEVFMCSVVRKMGYGEGFKWMSQYIN; this is translated from the exons atgtTTCTGGTGGATTGGTTGTGCGACTTGTTTGTCTCCCTGCGGCGGCTGTGGCAGAAGGAGGCCAAGATCCTCTTCCTCGGCCTCGACAACGCCGGCAAGACCACGCTGCTCCACATGCTCAAGGACGAG AGGTTGAGTCAGCACGCGCCGACGCAGCTCCCGACGTCGGAGGAGCTGAGCATCGGGCGGATCAAGTTCAAGGCGTTCGACCTCGGCGGCCACCGGATCGCGCGCCGTGTCTGGAAGGACTACTACGCCAAG GTTGACGCGGTGGTGTACATGGTGGACGCTGCCGACGGCGGCCGTTTTGACGAGTCGAAGACGGAGCTCGGCGCGCTGCTGTCGGACGACGCTCTGGCCGGCGTGCCGTTCCTCGTGCTGGGGAACAAGATTGACATTCCGCAGGCAGCGCCCGAGCATGCGCTTGCCTACTACCTCGGGCTCACCGGCTGCACCACCGGCAAGGGCACCGTGGACCTCGCCGGCACCGGAGTGCGCCCCGTCGAGGTCTTCATGTGCAGCGTCGTCCGTAAAATGGGCTATGGCGAAGGGTTCAAGTGGATGTCGCAGTACATCAATTAA